A region from the Simiduia sp. 21SJ11W-1 genome encodes:
- a CDS encoding ABC transporter substrate-binding protein — protein sequence MLFSSIFAPTSTIAPKSYLLILLAAFGLMAPPALGENPVLPNRPLAPASEIRIAAAELAPHAGQLLPEQGWVPRVLALALIEHGYAPHIQFMPFRRALSSAQQGKVEAIAPLYKSPAREAYLLFSDPLGVSATALFYRRAHPVHFERIQDLAGLKVAVMRGARVSDDFDSFAQLVRVEVTSYEQQVRMLMAGRVDAIVGEEFVVRAMIERQYRLADHDIVQAPSPVALQAMYVGVAKSAIGAQEKLVAINAGVAKLAASGVLQSVLAEYGIHYDQGRLSPRPLPPMEAGDPGEH from the coding sequence TTGCTTTTTTCAAGCATCTTTGCGCCCACAAGCACTATTGCGCCCAAAAGCTACCTGCTGATCCTGCTGGCAGCTTTCGGGCTCATGGCCCCGCCCGCGCTTGGTGAAAACCCGGTGTTGCCCAATCGCCCATTGGCTCCGGCCAGCGAGATTCGTATAGCTGCGGCAGAGCTTGCGCCCCACGCCGGCCAATTGCTGCCCGAGCAGGGCTGGGTACCCAGAGTATTGGCGCTGGCTCTCATCGAGCACGGCTATGCACCGCACATTCAGTTCATGCCTTTTCGGCGGGCTTTGTCGTCGGCCCAACAGGGCAAGGTAGAGGCTATTGCGCCGCTGTATAAGAGCCCCGCACGCGAGGCTTATTTGCTCTTTTCAGACCCGCTAGGGGTATCGGCCACGGCGCTGTTTTATCGCCGTGCGCACCCGGTTCACTTTGAGCGCATACAAGACCTGGCCGGGCTTAAGGTTGCGGTAATGCGCGGTGCGCGGGTAAGCGATGACTTTGATAGTTTTGCCCAATTGGTGCGCGTTGAGGTAACGAGCTACGAGCAACAGGTGCGCATGCTTATGGCCGGGCGGGTAGATGCTATTGTGGGGGAAGAGTTTGTGGTGCGCGCCATGATAGAGCGCCAGTACCGGCTGGCCGATCACGACATAGTGCAAGCCCCCAGCCCCGTGGCACTGCAGGCCATGTATGTGGGGGTGGCAAAATCCGCCATTGGGGCCCAGGAGAAGCTTGTGGCCATTAACGCGGGCGTGGCAAAACTTGCGGCCAGCGGTGTGCTGCAATCGGTGTTGGCCGAATACGGCATTCACTATGATCAAGGTCGGCTCAGCCCGCGCCCTTTGCCACCGATGGAGGCGGGTGATCCAGGCGAGCATTAA
- a CDS encoding (2Fe-2S)-binding protein, with protein MQKLSINGTKREVDADPNMPLLWVLRDLLQLTGTKYGCGKGLCGACTVHLNGSAVRSCSLPVSAAVGAEITTIEGLSAAGDHPLQQAWKAHKVPQCGYCQAGQIMSAAALLARNASPSRAQIQSAMSGNICRCGTYPRIESAIQSAAVQYQPAKEAK; from the coding sequence GTGCAAAAGCTATCGATTAACGGCACCAAGCGCGAAGTGGATGCCGACCCGAACATGCCCTTGTTATGGGTGTTGCGCGATTTGTTGCAGCTCACCGGCACCAAATACGGTTGCGGCAAGGGCCTGTGCGGCGCCTGCACCGTGCACCTTAATGGCTCGGCCGTGCGCTCGTGCAGCTTGCCGGTGTCTGCCGCGGTGGGTGCGGAAATCACCACCATTGAAGGTTTGTCTGCCGCTGGTGACCACCCGTTACAGCAGGCCTGGAAGGCGCACAAGGTACCCCAGTGTGGCTACTGCCAGGCTGGCCAGATTATGAGTGCTGCGGCGCTGTTGGCACGCAATGCGAGCCCCAGCCGCGCGCAAATTCAGTCGGCGATGTCGGGCAATATTTGCCGGTGCGGTACCTACCCGCGCATTGAATCGGCCATTCAAAGTGCGGCGGTACAATACCAACCGGCCAAGGAGGCAAAGTAA
- a CDS encoding response regulator transcription factor has protein sequence MDILIIDDHALFRDGLSVLLHQLEPNAQVREVGSGAAAMEQLQQQAVEFDIVLLDYHLPDQDGMSILADIKAEFPELPVILLSAEEDPALVMRALQAGASGFITKSSSAKVMLSAIKLVLSGGVYVPPLMVANKPAAVPKPMVEAVAERPVTSVKLTDRQQEVLVEMGRGLANKEIARALDMSPSTVKVHVAAVLKELDVKNRTQAVAKARTLGLINADLDAEGC, from the coding sequence GTGGATATTTTAATCATCGATGACCATGCGTTATTCCGTGATGGCTTAAGTGTGCTGTTGCACCAGCTTGAGCCCAACGCGCAGGTGAGGGAGGTGGGCAGCGGTGCTGCGGCAATGGAGCAACTGCAGCAGCAGGCGGTTGAGTTCGACATAGTGCTGCTCGATTACCACCTGCCCGATCAGGACGGCATGTCGATACTGGCCGATATCAAGGCGGAATTCCCGGAATTACCGGTGATATTGCTCTCTGCCGAAGAAGATCCTGCCCTGGTGATGCGGGCCCTGCAGGCCGGTGCCAGCGGGTTTATCACCAAATCTTCCTCGGCCAAAGTGATGCTGAGTGCCATCAAGCTTGTGCTCTCGGGCGGTGTGTATGTGCCGCCGTTGATGGTGGCCAACAAGCCAGCCGCCGTGCCCAAGCCCATGGTGGAAGCCGTGGCCGAGCGGCCGGTGACTTCGGTAAAGCTCACCGATCGCCAGCAGGAAGTGTTGGTTGAAATGGGGCGTGGCCTGGCTAACAAGGAGATCGCCCGCGCGCTGGATATGTCGCCCAGTACGGTAAAGGTGCATGTGGCGGCTGTTTTGAAAGAACTGGACGTTAAAAACCGCACCCAGGCCGTGGCGAAGGCCCGCACACTGGGGCTGATTAACGCCGATCTTGATGCCGAAGGTTGCTGA
- a CDS encoding XdhC family protein: MNNHIEAVLAAWYPKRESQRWVLGVVTHTEGSSYRKPGAMMLISELGQCLGLLSGGCLERALLNEAKRVLAFGRPRDITFDATETADDAWQYGLGCGGRVQIRLLPLNAANQWLQLATLYQQLASGRAAWLTLPLAPEPDAQAQLHTEPPLDGAREAFVQGLHLWVPVAPQVRLVVFGAGVDVVPVVQLAAGLGWQITLVDHRQGLARPEDFPSARWLQAQAHDAEVKACVAEADAALVMTHNLTLDAGALTALYDSTVRYIGLLGPAHRKARLLAEFNLEPRRLPVAIDGPMGEPLGGDLPEAVALSALAACHKALYGQSQVAANRATHTAAQGAALSQLGRVQ; the protein is encoded by the coding sequence ATGAATAATCATATAGAAGCCGTGTTGGCGGCCTGGTACCCCAAGCGCGAAAGCCAGCGCTGGGTGTTGGGCGTGGTTACCCATACCGAGGGCTCAAGCTACCGCAAGCCGGGCGCGATGATGCTCATCAGTGAGCTGGGCCAGTGCCTGGGGCTCTTGAGTGGCGGCTGCCTTGAGCGGGCGCTCTTGAACGAGGCCAAACGGGTATTGGCCTTTGGGCGCCCGCGCGATATCACCTTTGATGCCACCGAAACCGCAGACGATGCCTGGCAGTACGGCCTGGGCTGTGGTGGCCGGGTACAGATCCGTTTATTGCCCCTGAATGCTGCCAATCAATGGTTGCAGCTGGCCACTCTTTACCAGCAACTGGCAAGCGGCCGCGCAGCTTGGCTTACTTTGCCCTTGGCGCCTGAGCCGGATGCACAGGCGCAATTACACACCGAGCCCCCGCTAGATGGCGCCCGTGAAGCCTTTGTGCAGGGGCTGCACCTGTGGGTGCCGGTTGCGCCGCAGGTGCGGCTGGTGGTGTTTGGCGCAGGCGTTGATGTGGTGCCTGTGGTGCAGCTTGCGGCAGGCCTTGGCTGGCAAATTACATTGGTAGATCACCGGCAGGGCTTGGCCCGGCCTGAAGATTTTCCCAGCGCGCGCTGGTTGCAAGCACAGGCCCACGATGCCGAGGTGAAGGCCTGCGTTGCCGAGGCTGATGCCGCGCTGGTGATGACCCACAACCTCACCCTGGATGCGGGCGCACTCACAGCCCTTTACGACTCAACGGTGCGCTATATCGGCCTGCTGGGGCCTGCCCATCGCAAAGCGCGGCTATTGGCGGAATTCAATCTGGAACCCCGGCGCTTGCCGGTCGCCATTGATGGCCCCATGGGTGAGCCACTGGGCGGTGATCTGCCGGAGGCTGTGGCGCTCTCGGCACTGGCGGCCTGTCACAAGGCGCTTTATGGCCAATCGCAAGTGGCGGCCAACAGGGCAACACATACCGCAGCTCAAGGGGCGGCACTCAGCCAACTTGGGCGTGTGCAATGA
- a CDS encoding sensor domain-containing diguanylate cyclase: MFERWFSSLAVRAKILATVIATMVLAVTLSGAAFIAYDLQQQKSALLDNFAAIAQVTAQRSSAAVAFMDAKRARENLAAYALVRGATAACLFSHARNRPLASWPEEPLVQPHYCATEPSNAGQVQYVSDEFVLAVPVTAMGNQVGVLTVYGSFAPLYARSRQLAMSLLLISAAASLVAYVATLPLQQRIYQPIVHLGEVARHVGQHNDFTVRATKAAPDELGDTVDAFNAMLNSLADDKKALEKMAYFDALTGLPNRRKFIEELARTIAHSRIHKTLFGLIFIDLDNFKWVNDNLGHDRGDELLKEFSRRVAGTVREDDSVCRLGGDEFTVILRELKDDAEGGRVCERILTALAPPMQLGQHQHTAGASLGLAVSDGYKENVDSIIKKADLAVYDAKSAGKNTFRLYHPGLQ; encoded by the coding sequence ATGTTTGAACGTTGGTTTTCTTCGCTCGCGGTGCGGGCAAAAATCCTGGCAACGGTTATTGCCACTATGGTGCTGGCAGTTACCTTGTCGGGTGCAGCGTTTATTGCCTACGATTTACAGCAGCAAAAGTCTGCGCTCCTGGATAACTTCGCCGCCATTGCCCAGGTAACCGCCCAGCGCAGCAGTGCTGCGGTAGCCTTTATGGATGCCAAACGTGCGCGTGAGAACCTGGCCGCTTATGCGCTGGTGCGCGGAGCCACAGCCGCTTGCCTGTTTTCCCACGCGCGCAATCGCCCCTTGGCCAGCTGGCCTGAAGAGCCATTAGTACAACCCCACTACTGTGCCACCGAACCCTCGAACGCAGGCCAGGTGCAATACGTGAGCGATGAGTTTGTGCTGGCTGTGCCCGTAACCGCCATGGGTAACCAGGTAGGTGTGTTAACGGTGTATGGAAGCTTTGCGCCACTTTACGCCCGCAGCCGGCAATTGGCGATGAGCTTGTTGCTCATCAGTGCTGCAGCAAGCCTTGTGGCTTACGTGGCAACCCTGCCGCTGCAACAGCGCATCTACCAACCCATAGTGCATTTGGGTGAGGTGGCACGCCACGTAGGCCAGCACAACGATTTTACAGTGCGCGCCACCAAGGCTGCCCCCGATGAACTGGGCGATACCGTAGATGCCTTCAACGCCATGCTAAACAGCCTGGCCGACGATAAAAAAGCGCTTGAAAAAATGGCCTACTTCGACGCCTTAACCGGCCTGCCAAACCGGCGCAAATTTATTGAAGAGCTGGCCCGCACCATTGCCCATTCACGGATTCACAAAACCCTGTTCGGGCTCATTTTTATTGATCTCGATAACTTCAAATGGGTAAACGACAACCTGGGCCACGACCGCGGCGATGAACTTTTAAAAGAGTTTTCCAGACGCGTGGCCGGCACCGTGCGCGAAGACGACAGCGTTTGCCGCTTAGGGGGCGATGAGTTCACGGTGATATTAAGAGAGCTAAAAGACGACGCCGAAGGGGGGCGGGTATGTGAGCGCATATTAACCGCGCTGGCCCCACCCATGCAGCTGGGCCAACATCAACACACGGCCGGGGCAAGCCTTGGCCTTGCGGTGTCAGACGGCTACAAGGAAAACGTAGACAGCATCATAAAAAAAGCGGATTTGGCCGTATACGACGCAAAATCCGCTGGCAAGAATACCTTCAGGCTGTATCACCCGGGCCTGCAATAG
- a CDS encoding NTP transferase domain-containing protein, which translates to MSCATLVLAAGASRRFGAEPKQAQPWRGRAMLTHMAERAAEVTPGQVFVVLGADAVRLAPLVPAGCNIVVNDAWAEGLGASIARGVGALPAETTAVVIVLGDQLGVTRECLTGLVRTGNAHSGAGSPVAVCAAYQNTRGVPAYFPRCYFPALAGLAGSSGAKALLMGAEVATVSMPQAAIDIDTPADFIAFENRERASAKAID; encoded by the coding sequence ATGAGCTGCGCAACCCTGGTGCTGGCCGCCGGTGCCAGCCGGCGCTTTGGTGCAGAGCCCAAGCAGGCGCAACCTTGGCGTGGCCGGGCGATGCTCACCCACATGGCCGAGCGGGCCGCAGAGGTGACGCCGGGCCAGGTATTCGTTGTACTGGGGGCCGACGCTGTGCGGCTGGCACCCCTGGTGCCAGCGGGCTGTAACATTGTGGTGAACGATGCCTGGGCCGAGGGCCTGGGGGCTTCCATTGCCCGGGGGGTGGGCGCGCTGCCCGCTGAAACCACTGCGGTAGTGATTGTGTTGGGTGATCAACTGGGTGTTACCCGTGAGTGCCTCACCGGGCTTGTGCGCACGGGGAATGCGCACAGTGGCGCAGGCAGTCCTGTGGCTGTGTGCGCCGCTTACCAAAATACCCGCGGCGTGCCCGCCTATTTCCCCCGGTGCTACTTTCCTGCCTTGGCAGGCCTTGCCGGTAGCAGCGGTGCCAAGGCGCTGCTGATGGGCGCTGAGGTAGCCACAGTTTCCATGCCGCAGGCGGCGATAGATATTGATACGCCCGCGGATTTTATTGCCTTTGAAAACAGGGAGAGAGCCAGTGCAAAAGCTATCGATTAA
- a CDS encoding molybdopterin cofactor-binding domain-containing protein, producing the protein MSNLQVVNRRAFLKLTGLAATGLALQASLPANAAWTGQQGGQLSLNVFVHLDTDGTVTLVAHRSEMGQGIRTSLPQIIADEMEADWSKVKIVQALGDKQYGNQNTDGSRSVVGFYQIMREMGAAAKAMLCQAGANHWQVPVESCTAENHQVHHRASGRSLPFGELAAAAAKLPAPGPKTLQFKDPSNYKYIGKGVPMVDLDDIVRGTTEYGVDVQLPDMVHASIERCPYLGGTLKSVDDKAARKVPGVVDIIRLEGGQEPPMFHPLAGVAVLATNTWAAQQARKKLVIEWQPSPHQQFNSNAELTALGEALPGEPKQVRVRGDVKKALAESAQRIQAVYSVPHLEHATMEPPAAAARMTENGCEVWACVQAPQRTQQVVAGAVGVAPEQVKVHVTLLGSAFGRKSKPDFAAEAAYLAKACGRPVKVIWSREDAVRHGYYHAFSVQHFSGGVDGAGKLVALKAAVASPTIMSTFQPEQALLQDFEVGQGFANMPYEVPHQLAQVHPTPAHTRIGWLRSVYNINHAFSVNSFIDEVAHLVKRDPLEYQLQALGADRTVDTREEGFAAGFNADYPYSIARMKNVLARVKASAKWPAKTGAGEGWGVAVHHSFLSYVAVASKVKLEGDSVRVTDVHIALDCGQIVNPDRVHAQMEGAVIFGLSLALMGEISFKNGRVEQSNFDDYPLCRIGQSPNIVVTLIESAEKHGGVGEPGVPPVAPSVTNAIAAAGGPRIRSLPVARHLRIA; encoded by the coding sequence ATGTCAAACCTACAGGTTGTTAATCGCCGGGCATTTTTAAAGCTCACGGGCCTTGCGGCCACGGGCCTGGCGCTGCAGGCAAGTTTGCCCGCCAACGCCGCCTGGACGGGCCAACAGGGTGGGCAGTTGTCGCTCAATGTATTTGTGCATTTGGATACCGATGGCACCGTCACGTTGGTGGCGCACCGCTCGGAAATGGGGCAGGGTATTCGCACCAGTTTGCCGCAAATTATTGCCGATGAAATGGAGGCCGACTGGAGCAAAGTTAAAATCGTGCAGGCCCTGGGCGATAAACAGTACGGCAACCAAAACACCGATGGCTCGCGCTCGGTGGTGGGCTTTTATCAGATAATGCGCGAAATGGGCGCGGCCGCAAAGGCCATGTTGTGCCAGGCGGGGGCCAATCACTGGCAGGTGCCCGTTGAAAGTTGCACCGCAGAAAACCACCAAGTGCATCACCGTGCCAGTGGCCGCAGCCTGCCCTTTGGCGAGCTGGCCGCTGCCGCCGCCAAACTGCCTGCGCCCGGCCCGAAAACCCTGCAGTTTAAAGATCCGTCTAACTATAAATACATCGGCAAGGGCGTGCCGATGGTAGATCTGGATGACATAGTGCGCGGCACCACCGAGTACGGCGTAGATGTGCAATTGCCAGACATGGTGCATGCCAGCATCGAGCGCTGCCCCTACCTGGGTGGCACGCTCAAATCTGTAGATGATAAAGCCGCCCGCAAAGTGCCGGGCGTGGTAGACATTATTCGGCTTGAAGGTGGCCAGGAGCCGCCCATGTTTCACCCTTTGGCAGGTGTTGCCGTGTTGGCTACCAACACCTGGGCTGCGCAGCAGGCCCGCAAAAAGCTCGTGATTGAATGGCAGCCCAGCCCCCACCAGCAATTTAATTCCAACGCAGAATTAACGGCCCTTGGGGAAGCATTACCCGGTGAGCCCAAGCAGGTGCGCGTGCGCGGTGATGTAAAAAAAGCGCTCGCTGAATCTGCACAAAGGATTCAGGCAGTCTACAGCGTGCCGCATCTGGAGCACGCCACCATGGAGCCACCGGCGGCGGCTGCGCGCATGACAGAAAACGGCTGCGAAGTGTGGGCCTGCGTGCAGGCACCGCAGCGCACCCAGCAGGTAGTGGCCGGGGCTGTGGGCGTGGCGCCAGAACAGGTGAAGGTGCACGTCACCCTGCTGGGCAGTGCCTTCGGGCGCAAATCGAAACCGGATTTTGCCGCCGAGGCCGCCTACCTTGCCAAAGCCTGCGGGCGGCCGGTAAAGGTGATTTGGAGCCGTGAAGACGCCGTGCGCCACGGCTATTACCATGCCTTTAGTGTGCAGCACTTCAGTGGCGGCGTTGATGGCGCGGGCAAACTGGTGGCACTCAAGGCCGCCGTGGCCTCGCCCACTATTATGTCTACCTTTCAGCCAGAGCAAGCACTGCTGCAAGATTTTGAAGTGGGGCAGGGCTTTGCCAACATGCCCTACGAGGTGCCGCACCAGTTGGCCCAAGTGCACCCTACACCCGCGCACACCCGCATTGGCTGGTTGCGTTCTGTGTACAACATCAATCACGCCTTTTCGGTAAACAGTTTTATTGATGAAGTGGCACACCTGGTCAAGCGCGACCCGCTCGAGTATCAGCTGCAAGCGCTCGGTGCAGATCGCACGGTAGATACCCGCGAAGAAGGTTTTGCCGCAGGCTTTAACGCCGATTACCCCTACAGCATTGCCCGCATGAAAAATGTACTGGCCCGTGTGAAAGCCTCGGCCAAGTGGCCCGCCAAAACCGGTGCAGGTGAAGGCTGGGGCGTGGCTGTACACCACAGCTTTTTAAGTTACGTGGCAGTAGCCAGCAAAGTAAAACTGGAAGGCGATTCCGTGCGCGTAACCGATGTGCACATTGCACTGGATTGCGGCCAGATTGTTAACCCAGATCGCGTACACGCACAAATGGAGGGCGCGGTAATCTTTGGTTTGTCGCTTGCGCTAATGGGTGAGATAAGTTTTAAAAACGGGCGTGTTGAGCAATCTAACTTTGATGACTACCCGCTCTGCCGTATTGGGCAGTCGCCCAACATTGTGGTCACGCTCATTGAAAGTGCCGAGAAACATGGTGGTGTGGGCGAGCCAGGCGTGCCACCGGTGGCGCCCAGCGTTACCAACGCCATAGCTGCAGCCGGCGGGCCACGCATTCGTTCACTGCCGGTGGCGCGTCATTTGCGTATTGCCTGA
- a CDS encoding glycosyl hydrolase family 18 protein gives MINQLMMKTACALVLSTTLAACGGGSGGGSTVEATITPDGNGGASVDVTITPDNNTGSGTDSGSSETTGNSTTENTGGTETSGNAGTGSTDSNNAGSGTTDSGNTGSGNMGSGNMGSGSTGSTGSGSVDSGSTGSGDMSSGGSDTGNTGSDNTESGASTNTETETDNSDTTENNTDETTENTPDENASQYPAWSASSTYNKGDRVAYEGQVYEAKWWSQNDVPSSNTGAGKPWELIGDDQGSTSTEDDTTENETTEDNTEENTDASNTDGGNGDANIDQTTDGNGTTGNGVRPQGQVVGTYFVEWGIYGRNYHVMDMPAEKLTHILYGFIPICGPNDSLQQANPSGYSALVSQCNGKQDYEVTIHDKFAALEKSYPGDNWDDPIRGNFGQLIKLKQQHPHLKVLPSVGGWTLSDPFFHLATDATKRAVFVNSVADFLRTYTLFDGVDIDWEFPGGRGANANLGSQADFEAYADLMRDLRAMLDDLEVELGKELELTSAIGTSPAMVAAANYGRAHQYMDYIFAMTYDYHGAWSGVLGHQTALNDYHYNTNDGFYAASVLDSLLMQNVPASKIVLGAAMYGRGWTNITGAQPEWPFGGQGNAPVKGSWEDGVVDYKDIVQNYLGGSQGTGINGFTYYYDADAEAPYLWNYSTGTLITYDNPRSVKAKAAFVKNNGLGGLFSWEIDGDNGDIVDAMIEGLAE, from the coding sequence ATGATCAATCAACTGATGATGAAAACCGCATGCGCTTTAGTGCTGTCTACCACGCTTGCTGCCTGTGGTGGCGGCTCTGGTGGTGGATCCACTGTAGAGGCCACAATCACGCCCGACGGCAATGGCGGCGCATCTGTAGATGTAACCATCACGCCTGACAACAACACCGGCAGCGGTACCGATTCTGGCAGCTCTGAAACAACCGGCAACAGCACCACTGAAAATACCGGCGGTACTGAAACTTCCGGCAATGCAGGCACAGGCAGCACCGATTCTAACAACGCAGGCTCCGGCACTACCGATTCTGGTAATACCGGCTCTGGCAACATGGGCTCTGGCAATATGGGTTCCGGTAGCACTGGCAGCACAGGCTCTGGCAGTGTTGATTCAGGTAGTACTGGCTCAGGTGACATGAGTTCAGGTGGCAGCGACACCGGTAACACCGGTTCAGACAACACCGAAAGCGGCGCAAGCACAAACACTGAAACAGAAACAGACAATTCCGACACCACGGAAAACAACACAGACGAAACTACCGAAAACACGCCGGATGAAAACGCCAGCCAATACCCCGCGTGGAGTGCGAGCAGCACCTACAACAAAGGTGACCGCGTGGCTTATGAAGGCCAGGTGTATGAAGCCAAGTGGTGGTCACAAAATGACGTGCCCAGCAGCAACACCGGTGCCGGCAAACCCTGGGAGCTGATTGGCGACGACCAAGGCAGCACCAGTACCGAAGACGACACAACCGAAAACGAAACCACCGAAGACAACACAGAAGAAAACACCGATGCCTCAAACACCGACGGTGGCAACGGCGACGCCAATATTGATCAAACCACCGATGGCAACGGCACAACCGGCAACGGTGTGCGCCCACAAGGCCAGGTAGTGGGCACCTACTTTGTTGAATGGGGCATTTACGGGCGCAACTATCACGTAATGGACATGCCCGCTGAAAAGCTCACCCACATTTTGTACGGCTTCATTCCGATTTGCGGCCCTAACGATTCACTGCAGCAGGCCAACCCCTCGGGTTACAGTGCGCTGGTAAGCCAGTGCAACGGCAAACAGGATTACGAAGTTACCATTCACGACAAGTTCGCGGCCCTGGAAAAATCCTACCCCGGCGACAACTGGGACGACCCGATTCGCGGCAACTTCGGCCAGCTGATCAAGCTCAAGCAGCAGCACCCGCACCTGAAAGTATTGCCTTCTGTAGGCGGCTGGACACTGTCAGATCCCTTCTTTCACCTGGCAACCGACGCCACCAAACGTGCGGTATTTGTAAACTCGGTAGCCGACTTTCTGCGCACCTACACCTTGTTTGACGGTGTGGATATCGATTGGGAATTTCCGGGCGGACGCGGCGCCAACGCCAACCTTGGCTCGCAGGCAGATTTTGAAGCCTACGCCGATTTAATGCGCGACTTGCGCGCCATGCTGGATGATCTTGAAGTAGAACTGGGCAAAGAACTGGAGCTTACCTCTGCCATTGGTACAAGCCCTGCAATGGTAGCAGCCGCCAACTATGGCCGCGCACACCAGTACATGGATTACATTTTCGCCATGACCTACGACTACCACGGTGCATGGAGCGGTGTATTGGGCCACCAGACGGCGCTGAACGACTACCACTACAACACCAACGACGGTTTCTACGCAGCCTCTGTATTGGATAGCCTGCTCATGCAAAACGTACCGGCGTCAAAAATTGTACTCGGTGCCGCCATGTACGGCCGCGGCTGGACCAACATCACCGGCGCACAACCCGAGTGGCCCTTCGGTGGCCAGGGCAATGCACCTGTAAAAGGCAGCTGGGAAGATGGCGTAGTTGACTACAAAGACATAGTGCAAAACTACCTGGGCGGCAGCCAAGGCACAGGCATCAACGGTTTTACCTACTACTACGATGCCGATGCCGAAGCGCCTTACCTGTGGAACTACAGCACCGGCACCTTGATCACCTACGACAACCCGCGCTCGGTAAAAGCCAAAGCGGCGTTTGTTAAAAACAATGGCCTGGGCGGATTGTTTTCCTGGGAAATCGATGGCGACAACGGCGACATTGTTGATGCCATGATTGAAGGCTTGGCCGAGTAA